In Porites lutea chromosome 9, jaPorLute2.1, whole genome shotgun sequence, a single window of DNA contains:
- the LOC140949152 gene encoding uncharacterized protein: MEGEGKEFAAYFEDDNLLSLQVSRSHSPTMDTELFRVISPLNTQPTDAASETELPDSVKVQGSLNMGVKSTVSDAEALGVGERRKIPTDKGKQHELQRLKDHRTVALRHVTRQINKMKPLLADLKNYEFVSVEMEGLNNLLVKLQDAQDNYVDALEDETVIVNANSWYDAHDEDVFKFKQSVIEYLSKAKRHQSNEVNSVISSGSHRTRKSNHSKRSTSSSISSKAKLIEAKTKVAALEIEASFLKEKQALKMAAEHLELKQSLAQAREEERIYEEMKNEESTFAPVHTQSPPICTIQSVNSAGLKPTSQQQLVSSLGVTGYQQPLQASPLSAFTVPQKGPIYTTPINTGALRSKEETTAYAAKPHEHPSSVHSSSYPSLATTPAVTYTAPDQVWCLPPSPPQGCSTSLSVKDNTFQDIVEIQRKQTELSQTIVNQQARSLLPSNEPPMFYGDAMEYPLFMTAFESLIESKVEDSNERLYFLGQYTSGKAKEIINGCLQRKMEGSYEEAKRLLKRQFGDPFKIANAHITKLSSWPPIRPNDGLALQDFSIALDQAKSAMKGMSHMDDLNTAHVLRQLWEKLPKYLRTKWTERNNRTKSAKGRIADFEEFSQFVREQADLATDPVFSEQYVSKPNHDEKDRGTHLKFTRKPLKRGKGTNLATGVNQEASNQQSVVCSLCKKPHNLNECEQFLKKSLSDRRDFVLEKKLCFGCFSDQHIAKHCKERQTCRTCNKQHPTSLHNPDGIKKSNDKGDKNQPQDRPRVSSNHTAICNITEAGDVPVNMGILLVWLFHKSNPAKKIRVYALLDNASGGTFVNESAAKALGVEGSSTDLTLTTIHGTHSVTSKAIEGLVVANVKDESARLELPRTFTRNIIPADRSEIPRPDVISRMSHLKDVSAELSPYMEDVEVGLLIGLNCPSALRPREIVYGGESDPYAVRSLLGWYINGPLYTPCQSSILTCNRIHLNQQDTSSPRGYLVSQRTVKEQITPQAVERMFELDFSEKEKGISMSREDIKFYETVETGIVHLEDLHYEMPLPFKHKNTELPNNYAQAEKRLNSLKKRLMSDNKYYTDYCSFMSDIISKGYARKVDDDLKDQLGRTWYLPHHGIYHPQKPTKIRVVFDCSASFEGHSLNDKLLQGPDLSSNLVGVLTRFRQEKYAFMADIEKMFFQVRVRKEDQSFLRFLWWPNGDLQKEAEEYCMTVHLFGAVSSPACANYALKRTADDNEDEYGSEAANTLRRNFYVDDVLKSASTEDETIKLAKDTKAVCQNGGFNLIKFVGNTERIISSIPQEHRAEQVKNLTLGQDKLPIERALGVIWCIESDTFNFRIELKDKPCTRRGILSTINSIYDPLGFIAPVVLVGKKILQDICHTNSWDEPVDDATRSRWERWRNELYLLESLKVPRSFKPLEFGKIVSTQLHCMSDASTCGYGQCSYLRLEDEHGKVHVSFVMGKARVTPKKTVSIPRLELAAASVSVKIGDVLKDELEYENIEDHYWTDSKVVLGFISNESSRSHVYVANRVQLIHDHTTPSQWHYVETTSNTADEGSRGMSPTDFVEKSQWIQGPDFLRKPTCSWLKERSYKDTVDSDSPEVKSTKVNTCVVKESDVIVERLLRFSSWHKAKVAVALCLKYKRKLREKVMSKGKESSAGSQEQRCVSNTPASAGLNVANLQEAEVEIIKQVQRQAFPSEIRSLQIVQANAKYGRREVEKEKKAVLKKTSTLRTLDPFLDSDGVMRVGGRIRKATLSESLKNPVILPKSSHITALVISYAHERTHHSGRGITLNELRASGYWIVGGNSMVRQFISKCVTCRYLRGTVGEQKMADLPKSRVEPAPPFTYCGVDFFGPWHVQRGRSVVKRYGALFTCFASRAVHIEVADTLETDSFIQALRRFICRRGPVREIRCDRGTNFIGAEAELKKAVDEIDDQKVKAELLKAKIDWIKNPASASNFGGVWERQIRSIKNVMSGLIREHGNRLDEESLRTFLCEAESTINNRPLTVETLNDPLSEPPLSPSMLLTGKTRLVLPPPGEFKREDLYCRRKWRRTQHLAQEFWSRWSKEYLQQLQARIKWTRPKRNFKVGDVVLLKENHVIKTDVCDDTCEWKAFFSNAGIKDRAEEYAKLFVDNRIAEDVLDDINKESIREIGITTVGDILLILKHIKLARNSSSSLAESRSSEVVSTSSSTIARSHQSTILVNNGSLTIGPELQVLMILAE; the protein is encoded by the exons ATGGAAGGTGAAGGCAAGGAATTTGCGGCTTATTTTGAGGATGACAATTTGCTGAGCTTGCAAGTTTCGCGTTCGCACTCCCCAACAATGGATACGGAACTGTTTCGTGTTATATCGCCGCTTAACACTCAGCCAACGGATGCAGCATCAGAAACGGAACTTCCTGATTCAGTAAAGGTTCAAGGTTCGCTGAATATGGGAGTAAAATCTACGGTCAGTGATGCTGAAGCGCTAGGAGTGGGCGAAAGGAGAAAAATTCCAACGGATAAAGGTAAACAACACGAGCTACAAAGGTTAAAGGATCATAGAACTGTGGCGTTACGTCACGTAACTAGacagataaacaaaatgaaaccgCTACTTGCTGATCTTAAGAATTATGAATTTGTGTCAGTTGAAATGGAAGGTCTTAACAATTTGCTTGTTAAACTGCAAGATGCTCAGGATAATTATGTTGACGCGTTAGAAGATGAAACTGTTATTGTTAATGCCAATTCATGGTACGATGCTCACGATGAAGATGTCTTTAAATTTAAACAGTCTGTCATTGAATATTTGTCCAAGGCGAAAAGGCATCAGTCAAATGAAGTAAACTCTGTTATCTCTAGTGGGTCTCATCGCACAAGAAAATCAAATCACTCTAAACGGTCCACCTCATCTTCAATTTCATCTAAAGCTAAGTTGATAGAAGCAAAAACTAAGGTTGCAGCATTGGAAATTGAAGCATCGTTTCTGAAGGAAAAGCAAGCGCTTAAAATGGCAGCTGAACATTTAGAGCTAAAACAGAGTTTAGCTCAAGCAAGGGAAGAAGAAAGGATTTACGAAGAAATGAAGAATGAAGAGTCAACTTTTGCACCTGTTCATACACAAAGTCCTCCGATTTGTACAATACAATCAGTTAACTCCGCTGGTTTGAAACCAACTTCGCAGCAACAACTTGTAAGTTCTTTAGGCGTTACAGGGTATCAACAGCCTTTACAAGCTAGTCCTCTTAGTGCATTTACGGTACCTCAGAAAGGACCCATTTACACAACACCGATAAATACTGGTGCATTACGGAGTAAGGAAGAGACTACGGCTTATGCAGCAAAACCCCATGAACACCCCTCGAGTGTACATTCTTCATCATACCCATCTTTAGCAACGACTCCTGCTGTTACGTATACTGCTCCTGATCAGGTATGGTGTCtgccaccatcaccaccacaaGGCTGTTCGACAAGTTTGTCAGTCAAAGACAATACTTTCCAAGACATTGTGGAAATTCAACGAAAACAAACTGAGTTGTCTCAGACTATTGTCAACCAGCAAGCAAGGAGTCTTTTGCCATCGAACGAGCCTCCTATGTTTTATGGTGATGCTATGGAGTATCCATTATTCATGACTGCCTTTGAGTCATTAATCGAATCAAAGGTTGAAGATTCCAATGAGAGATTATATTTTCTGGGTCAATACACGTCAggtaaagcaaaagaaattataaaCGGTTGTCTACAAAGGAAAATGGAAGGATCCTATGAAGAAGCTAAGAGACTTTTAAAGAGACAATTCGGTGATCCTTTCAAGATAGCTAATGCCCACATCACGAAATTGTCTTCTTGGCCACCAATCAGACCAAACGATGGTTTAGCCCTCCAAGATTTCTCTATTGCCCTGGATCAAGCTAAGTCTGCTATGAAAGGCATGTCTCATATGGATGATTTAAACACTGCTCATGTACTGCGTCAACTGTGGGAAAAGTTACCTAAGTACCTGCGAACCAAATGGACTGAAAGGAACAATAGGACAAAAAGTGCAAAGGGAAGAATAGCCGACTTCGAAGAGTTCTCTCAATTCGTGCGCGAACAAGCTGATCTTGCCACAGATCCTGTGTTTTCAGAGCAATATGTTAGCAAGCCAAATCATGATGAAAAAGACAGAGGCACTCATCTTAAGTTTACAAGAAAGCCCCtaaaaaggggaaaagggaCAAACCTTGCTACTGGTGTAAATCAGGAAGCTAGCAATCAACAGTCTGTTGTATGCTCTTTATGCAAGAAGCCTCATAACTTAAACGAGTGTGAACAGTTTTTGAAGAAATCTCTGAGTGATCGTCGAGACTTTGTACTAGAGAAGAAACTGTGCTTCGGCTGCTTTAGCGACCAGCACATTGCAAAGCATTGCAAGGAAAGACAAACGTGCAGGACGTGCAACAAGCAGCATCCAACGTCACTACACAACCCTGATGGAATTAAGAAATCGAACGACAAAGGTGACAAGAACCAACCTCAAGATAGACCTCGAGTTAGTAGCAATCACACTGCCATCTGCAACATAACTGAAGCTGGAGATGTGCCGGTTAACATGGGTATATTGCTAGTCTGGTTGTTTCATAAGAGTAATCCAGCGAAGAAAATACGAGTTTATGCTTTACTGGACAATGCCAGCGGTGGAACGTTTGTGAATGAAAGCGCAGCTAAGGCTCTTGGCGTTGAAGGAAGTAGCACTGACCTCACTCTTACTACAATCCATGGAACACACAGCGTAACGTCGAAGGCCATTGAAGGATTAGTCGTAGCTAATGTCAAGGACGAGAGTGCAAGGTTAGAGTTGCCCAGAACTTTCACGCGAAACATCATTCCAGCGGACCGCAGTGAAATACCACGACCTGATGTAATCAGTAGGATGTCTCATTTGAAGGATGTTAGTGCCGAACTTTCCCCCTACATGGAAGATGTTGAAGTGGGTCTTCTTATCGGATTGAACTGTCCAAGTGCCTTACGACCAAGAGAAATTGTTTACGGTGGAGAATCAGATCCATATGCTGTACGGTCACTGCTCGGATGGTACATAAACGGTCCTCTCTATACTCCCTGTCAGAGTAGCATTTTAACGTGCAACAGAATTCATCTTAATCAGCAAGACACCTCATCCCCGCGAGGATATTTAGTCTCTCAAAGGACGGTTAAGGAACAGATAACACCGCAGGCAGTTGAACGAATGTTTGAACTTGACTTCTCCGAAAAGGAAAAGGGAATATCAATGTCGCGCGAAGACATCAAGTTCTACGAGACTGTGGAAACTGGTATCGTTCATCTCGAGGACTTGCACTATGAAATGCCCCTCCCTTTCAAACATAAGAACACTGAGCTCCCAAACAACTATGCTCAAGCTGAGAAGCGCCTGAACAGCCTCAAGAAACGTCTAATGTCTGATAACAAGTATTACACGGATTACTGCAGCTTTATGTCTGATATCATTTCGAAAGGGTACGCTCGGAAGGTGGATGACGATCTTAAAGATCAGTTGGGCAGAACCTGGTACCTGCCGCATCACGGAATTTATCACCCGCAAAAGCCAACGAAAATACGCGTGGTGTTTGATTGCTCGGCCTCATTCGAAGGACACTCCTTGAATGACAAATTGCTCCAGGGACCAGATCTCAGCAGTAACTTAGTCGGTGTTCTTACCAGGTTCCGGCAAGAAAAGTATGCTTTTATGGCAGACATTGAAAAAATGTTCTTTCAAGTAAGAGTAAGGAAGGAAGATCAAAGTTTTCTCAGGTTTCTATGGTGGCCAAACGGAGATTTACAGAAGGAGGCCGAAGAGTATTGCATGACAGTGCATTTGTTCGGTGCAGTATCATCCCCTGCATGCGCTAATTATGCACTTAAACGCACTGCTGACGACAACGAAGATGAATATGGGTCAGAAGCAGCCAACACCCTTAGAAGGAACTTTTATGTGGACGACGTTCTCAAATCGGCGAGCACCGAAGATGAGACTATTAAGCTAGCAAAGGATACCAAAGCAGTTTGCCAAAATGGTGGATTTAACTTAATCAAGTTTGTGGGGAACACAGAGCGTATCATCAGCTCAATCCCTCAAGAACACAGAGCAGAACAGGTGAAGAACCTCACACTTGGCCAGGACAAGTTACCCATAGAAAGAGCGTTAGGAGTTATTTGGTGTATTGAGTCTGACACGTTCAACTTCAGGATTGAACTTAAGGATAAGCCTTGCACGCGGAGAGGCATCCTATCGACCATCAACTCGATTTATGATCCCTTGGGTTTCATCGCTCCTGTAGTACTCGTcggaaagaaaattttgcagGACATCTGTCACACTAATAGCTGGGATGAGCCAGTCGACGATGCCACCCGCAGCAGATGGGAAAGATGGCGAAATGAGCTGTACCTACTTGAAAGTTTGAAAGTACCAAGAAGCTTTAAACCCTTGGAGTTTGGAAAGATTGTGTCCACGCAACTCCACTGTATGTCTGACGCTTCGACGTGTGGTTACGGTCAATGCTCGTATTTAAGGCTCGAAGACGAACATGGCAAAGTACATGTCTCTTTTGTTATGGGAAAGGCGCGAGTGACGCCAAAAAAGACCGTCAGCATTCCAAGGTTAGAGTTAGCTGCAGCCTCAGTCTCTGTCAAGATTGGTGATGTTCTAAAGGATGAGCTAGAGTATGAGAACATTGAGGATCACTATTGGACGGACAGTAAAGTCGTCCTAGGCTTTATAAGTAACGAATCCAGTCGGTCTCATGTCTATGTTGCCAACCGTGTTCAACTCATTCATGATCACACCACCCCCTCACAGTGGCATTACGTCGAAACTACTTCAAATACTGCAGACGAAGGTTCAAGGGGTATGTCACCTACAGACTTTGTTGAGAAATCACAATGGATTCAAGGCCCTGACTTCCTTAGAAAACCTACATGCAGTTGGCTGAAAGAAAGGTCATACAAAGACACTGTGGACTCAGATTCCCCCGAAGTGAAGAGCACTAAGGTTAACACATGTGTAGTGAAAGAGAGTGACGTCATAGTTGAGAGACTTCTCAGGTTCTCAAGCTGGCACAAAGCGAAGGTAGCTGTCGCACTATGCCTAAAGTACAAGAGGAAGCTCAGAGAAAAGGTCATGTCTAAAGGGAAGGAGTCCAGTGCTGGATCACAAGAACAAAGGTGTGTCAGTAATACCCCTGCAAGTGCAGGACTTAACGTCGCCAACTTACAGGAAGCAGAAGTGGAGATCATAAAACAAGTACAAAGACAAGCATTTCCATCGGAAATAAGAAGTCTCCAAATCGTTCAAGCGAACGCTAAGTACGGTCGCCGGGAAGTGGAAAAGGAGAAGAAGGCTGTGCTGAAGAAAACCAGTACGCTTCGAACGTTAGACCCCTTCCTAGACAGTGATGGTGTCATGAGAGTTGGCGGGCGAATACGGAAGGCAACACTATCGGAGTCACTCAAAAACCCTGTCATCTTACCAAAGTCAAGCCACATTACCGCACTGGTTATCAGCTACGCGCACGAAAGAACACACCATAGCGGAAGAGGAATTACGTTGAATGAACTTCGTGCTAGTGGCTATTGGATCGTCGGTGGAAATTCGATGGTCAGGCAGTTTATTTCCAAATGCGTAACATGTCGGTACCTTCGAGGTACCGTGGGAGAGCAGAAGATGGCTGACTTGCCGAAGTCGCGCGTGGAGCCAGCACCGCCTTTCACCTACTGCGGAGTCGATTTCTTTGGCCCTTGGCACGTACAACGAGGAAGGTCTGTCGTCAAGAGATACGGAGCATTGTTTACTTGTTTTGCAAGTAGGGCTGTACACATAGAAGTTGCAGACACCTTGGAAACTGATTCCTTTATTCAAGCATTGAGACGGTTCATCTGTAGAAGAGGACCAGTCAGAGAAATTCGTTGTGACAGAGGAACGAATTTTATTGGTGCGGAAGCCGAACTCAAGAAAGCTGTTGACGAGATAGACGACCAAAAGGTCAAAGCAGAACTCCTTAAAGCCAAGATCGATTGGATTAAGAATCCTGCATCCGCGAGTAACTTTGGAGGCGTGTGGGAAAGGCAAATCAGGTCAATCAAAAACGTCATGAGTGGTCTTATTAGAGAGCATGGTAATCGTCTTGATGAAGAATCGCTGAGAACATTCCTTTGCGAAGCAGAATCTACAATCAATAACAGGCCTTTGACGGTAGAGACACTCAACGATCCTCTTTCAGAGCCACCATTGTCGCCAAGTATGCTGCTGACAGGAAAGACAAGGCTCGTGCTACCTCCACCAGGAGAATTTAAGAGAGAAGACTTATACTGTCGAAGGAAATGGAGACGCACGCAGCATCTAGCACAAGAGTTTTGGTCAAGGTGGAGCAAAGAGTACTTGCAACAGTTACAAGCAAGAATCAAGTGGACTCGgccaaaaagaaatttcaaggtTGGAGATGTGGTATTACTGAAGGAAAACCATGTCATCAAAACGGATGTTTGTGATGATACTTGTGA AtggaaagcttttttttcaaatgctgGAATAAAGGACAGAGCTGAGGAGTATGCTAAGCTTTTCGTCGATAATCG TATTGCAGAGGATGTGCTTGATGATATTAACAAAGAGAGCATCCGTGAAATTGGAATAACTACTGTGGGAGACATTCTGCTCATTTTAAAACATATTAAG cttgCTAGAAATTCGTCATCCAGTTTAGCTGAATCCAGGTCATCTGAGGTTGTGAGTACTTCTTCAAGTACAATTGCAAGATCCCACCAATCTACAATTCTTGTGAACAATGGTAGTTTAACCATTGGCCCTGAGTTGCAG GTGTTAATGATTCTTGCGGAATAA